A genomic region of Phragmites australis chromosome 2, lpPhrAust1.1, whole genome shotgun sequence contains the following coding sequences:
- the LOC133900179 gene encoding ATP-citrate synthase beta chain protein 1 has product MATGQIFSKTTQALFYNYKQLPIQRMLDFDFLCGRETPSVAGIINPGSDGFQKLFFGQEEIAIPVHPTIEAACNAHPTADVFINFASFRSAAASSMSALKQPTIRVVAIIAEGVPESDTKQLISYARANNKVIIGPATVGGIQAGAFKIGDTAGTIDNIIQCKLYRPGSVGFVSKSGGMSNELYNTIARVTDGIYEGIAIGGDVFPGSTLSDHILRFNNIPQVKMMVVLGELGGRDEYSLVEALKQGKVQKPVVAWVSGTCARLFKSEVQFGHAGAKSGGELESAQAKNQALREAGAVVPTSYEALESAIKETFDKLVEDGKISPVPEITPPPIPEDLKTAIKSGKVRAPTHIISTISDDRGEEPCYAGVPMSTIIEQGYGVGDVISLLWFKRSLPRYCTQFIEICIMLCADHGPCVSGAHNSIVTARAGKDLVSSLVSGLLTIGPRFGGAIDDAARYFKDAYDRGLTPYEFVEGMKRKGIRVPGIGHRIKSRDNRDKRVQLLQKYAHTHFPSVKYMEYAVQVETYTLSKANNLVLNVDGAIGSLFLDLLSGSGMFSKQEIDEIVEIGYLNGLFVLARSIGLIGHTFDQKRLKQPLYRHPWEDVLYTK; this is encoded by the exons ATGGCGACGGGCCAAATTTTCTCGAAAACTACCCAAGCGTTATTCTATAACTATAAGCAACTTCCCATCCAACGCATGCTTGATTTTGACTTCCTGTGTG GGAGAGAAACACCTTCTGTTGCTGGAATAATCAATCCTGGTTCTGATGGGTTTCAGAAACTTTTCTTTGGACAAGAAGAAATTGCTATTCCGGTTCATCCTAC AATTGAAGCTGCATGCAATGCGCACCCAACTGCTGATGTATTTATCAACTTTGCATCCTTCCGGAG cgcagcagcttcttcaatgtctgctTTGAAGCAGCCAACAATAAGAGTTGTAGCCATTATCGCTGAGGGTGTTCCTGAATCTGACACAAAGCAGCTAATTAGTTACGCACGTGCTAATAACAAG GTCATCATTGGACCTGCAACAGTCGGAGGAATTCAAGCTGGTGCTTTCAAGATTGGCGATACTGCTGGAACCATTGACAACATAATTCAATGCAAGCTTTACAGGCCTGGATCAGTTGGTTTCGTGTCTAAATCG GGTGGCATGTCAAATGAGCTGTACAACACCATTGCAAGAGTGACAGATGGTATTTATGAAG GAATTGCAATTGGAGGGGATGTTTTCCCTGGCTCAACTCTGTCAGATCACATTCTCCGTTTTAATAACATACCACAG GTTAAAATGATGGTTGTTCTTGGGGAGCTTGGCGGAAGAGATGAGTATTCACTTGTCGAAGCCTTGAAACAAGGAAAGGTTCAgaaaccagttgttgcatgggtTAGTGGGACGTGTGCACGTTTATTCAAATCTGAAGTACAGTTTGGTCATGCT GGTGCAAAAAGTGGTGGTGAGTTGGAATCAGCACAAGCTAAGAATCAGGCACTAAGGGAGGCTGGGGCAGTTGTGCCTACTTCATATGAAGCTCTCGAAAGTGCTATTAAGGAGACATTTGACAAACTG GTTGAGGATGGAAAGATTTCTCCTGTGCCTGAAATTACACCTCCTCCCATTCCCGAGGATCTTAAAACTGCAATCAAGAGTGGGAAGGTCCGGGCTCCTACCCACATTATCTCCACTATCTCTGATGACAGAG GTGAGGAACCTTGCTATGCTGGCGTCCCAATGTCTACAATTATTGAACAAGGTTATGGAGTTGGTGATGTTATTTCTCTTTTGTGGTTCAAGCGCAGCCTTCCTCGCTATTGCACTCAATTTATTGAG ATATGCATCATGCTTTGCGCTGACCATGGTCCCTGTGTATCCGGTGCTCATAACTCTATAGTTACCGCTAGGGCTGGAAAGGACCTTGTTTCCAGCTTGGTATCTG GATTATTGACAATTGGTCCCCGTTTTGGTGGTGCAATTGATGATGCTGCTCGGTACTTCAAAGATGCATATGATAGA GGTCTCACGCCTTACGAGTTTGTTGAAGGCATGAAAAGGAAGGGAATCCGTGTCCCTGGGATTGGTCACAG GATCAAGAGCAGAGACAACAGGGACAAGCGAGTGCAGCTTCTACAGAAATATGCTCACACACATTTCCCTTCAGTCAAGTACATGGAATACGCTGTTCAGGTTGAGACCTACACCCTGTCGAAAGCCAACAATTTGGTTCTGAATGTCGATGGTGCGATCGGGTCGCTTTTCTTGGATCTTCTTTCTGGAAGTGGAATGTTCAGCAAACAAGAGATCGACGAGATTGTTGAGATCGGTTACCTTAATGGACTCTTCGTGCTTGCACGTTCAATTGGCTTGATTGG TCACACCTTTGACCAGAAGAGGCTCAAGCAACCACTGTACCGTCACCCATGGGAGGATGTCCTCTACACCAAGTGA
- the LOC133903018 gene encoding 3'-5' exonuclease-like, with translation MSSWRYAERPRASSSSTTRLTVRFGHATIDATVTRDAAAADEWVRTVRASAPRGGGRLIVGLDCEWKPNYRRWTTSRVAILQLCAGTHCLVLQLFYVDRVPASIRSFLADPDVRFVGIGVGEDAAKLDADYGLTCAAPVDLEGRCNDLLGLTGRRSLGLKGYAREVLGLTMEKPMNVTMSNWEKHDLDLAQIQYACIDAYVSYKLGERVLVN, from the coding sequence ATGTCGTCTTGGCGCTATGCCGAGCGCCCGCGAGCTTCTTCCAGCTCCACCACTCGCCTCACGGTCCGCTTCGGCCACGCCACGATCGATGCCACGGTCACCCGCGACGCCGCAGCGGCCGACGAGTGGGTCCGCACCGTCCGCGCCTCTGCCcctcgcggcggcggccggctcATCGTCGGCCTCGACTGCGAGTGGAAGCCCAACTACAGGCGGTGGACGACCTCCAGGGTGGCCATCCTCCAGCTCTGCGCCGGCACCCATTGCCTCGTCCTCCAGCTGTTCTACGTCGATCGCGTCCCGGCGTCCATCAGGAGCTTCCTCGCAGACCCCGACGTGCGGTTCGTCGGCATCGGCGTCGGCGAGGACGCCGCGAAGCTTGATGCCGACTACGGGCTCACGTGCGCGGCCCCGGTGGACCTGGAGGGCCGCTGCAACGATCTCCTCGGGCTGACGGGCCGGAGGAGCCTAGGCCTCAAGGGCTACGCGAGGGAGGTGCTGGGCCTGACCATGGAGAAGCCCATGAACGTCACCATGAGCAACTGGGAGAAGCACGATCTCGACTTGGCACAGATCCAGTACGCATGCATCGACGCGTACGTGTCTTACAAGCTGGGCGAGAGGGTTCTCGTCAACTGA
- the LOC133903026 gene encoding probable pectinesterase 29: protein MQLGLGPWALAIGVAVLASMAMPRGCDAAGTVVRNIFVSRNGSAGFKSIQDAVDSVPYGNGQWIRVHVAAGVYNEKVIVPRNKSFILLEGEGRQQTSIEWADHAGGDSGTASSPTFAAYATDFMARDITFKVRLLALPCPPRTAQHDLLKRLFMQPSCCRAQNTYNGDGRVIAPAVAALVAGDRSSFYRCGFVSVQDTLSDLEGRHYYEGCYIEGAMDFIFGNGQSIFQGCEISTARTPVWPGFITAHGRCSEADTSGFVFKGCAVGGVTPAYLGRAWRGYARVIFYQTAMSGVVVRQGWDAWNYKGREGTLTMVEAGCTGQGSNQMGRVPWTKALPDDELAKFVDLSYVSADGWLDAQPH from the exons ATGCAGCTTGGGCTAGGGCCATGGGCCCTAGCCATTGGAGTCGCAGTGCTAGCCTCCATGGCCATGCCTCGAGGTTGCGACGCTGCAGGGACCGTGGTCAGAAACATCTTTGTCAGCCGGAACGGGAGCGCTGGTTTCAAGTCCATCCAAGACGCCGTCGACTCTGTCCCGTACGGCAACGGCCAGTGGATCCGAGTTCACGTCGCCGCGGGCGTCTACAA TGAGAAGGTGATTGTACCTAGGAACAAGAGCTTCATCCTGCTGGAAGGCGAGGGGAGGCAGCAGACGTCGATCGAGTGGGCGGACCACGCCGGCGGGGACTCGGGCACCGCCAGCTCCCCGACGTTCGCCGCGTACGCCACCGACTTCATGGCCCGCGACATCACCTTCAAGGTCCGTCTTCTAGCTCTACCCTGTCCGCCACGGACGGCACAACACGACTTGCTCAAGCGCTTGTTTATGCAACCCAGTTGCTGCCGCGCGCAGAACACGTACAACGGGGACGGGAGGGTCATcgcgccggcggtggcggcgctggTGGCTGGAGACCGGTCGTCGTTCTACCGGTGCGGGTTCGTGAGCGTCCAGGACACGCTGAGCGACCTGGAGGGGAGGCACTACTACGAGGGCTGCTACATCGAGGGCGCCATGGACTTCATCTTCGGCAACGGCCAGTCCATCTTCCAGGGGTGCGAGATCTCGACGGCGAGGACGCCGGTGTGGCCGGGGTTCATCACGGCGCATGGGCGGTGCAGCGAGGCGGACACTAGCGGGTTCGTGTTCAAGGGGTGCGCAGTGGGGGGCGTGACGCCGGCCTACCTGGGCCGCGCGTGGCGGGGCTACGCCAGGGTCATCTTCTACCAGACGGCCATGTCCGGCGTCGTCGTCCGCCAGGGATGGGACGCATGGAACTACAAGGGCAGAGA GGGCACGCTGACGATGGTGGAGGCGGGGTGCACGGGGCAGGGGTCCAACCAGATGGGGCGGGTGCCGTGGACCAAGGCGCTGCCCGACGACGAGCTCGCCAAGTTCGTCGACCTCTCCTACGTCTCCGCCGACGGCTGGCTCGACGCGCAGCCGCACTAG
- the LOC133900188 gene encoding uncharacterized protein LOC133900188, with product MDPRLPLLLLLAAFFFAAAASDEIHGCGGFVEASSGLAKSRKASDSKLDYSGITVELCTVDGLVKESSQCAPNGYYFIPVYDKGSFMVRVKGPKGWSWKPENVPVVIDQNGCNGNADINFHSTGFMISGKVVGAVGGKSCRKDGGPSGVKVELTSDSDELVASALTSSTGEYLFTNIIPGHYKLHASHPNYDIEMKGSPEVDLRIGNAVADDIFFVSGYNIHGSVVAQGNPILGVHLYLYSNDVTEVPCPQGSSDAPREGALCHAISGADGKFTFRSLPCGSYELLPYYKGDNSVFDVSPPSLPVSVEHSHMTIPQKFQVTGFSVGGHVVDGYGAGVEGANVKIDGQLRAVTDSLGYYRLDQVMSKKYTITAEKDHYKFNRLENFTILPNMASIDDIKSVRYDVCGIIRTVTPNSKAMVTLTHGPENVKPQRKLVSGNGRFCFEVPAGEYQLSALPVDSERSSSLMFSPGSIGVNVNSPLLDLEFSQSQVNVHGKVLCKEQCNQNILLSLVRLAGGIEQEKRTTTLEQDNVNFVFTKVFPGKYRMEVKHSSSEGSAKDDWCWDQNTLDINVGTDDVRDIVFVQKGYWIELVSTHETEAYIHQPDSSKLDLLIKKGSQRICVETSGQHEIHLINSCISFGSMSVLFDTANPMPVHISAKKYLVKGEIHVDMGSLQEEIDSKDIIVDAFKSDGSFIEKITTPVLGKINQNGFTAFEYSIWADLGEDFIFAPRDSSTRRKKILFYPARQQYSVSVNGCQDIVPSITAKTGLYLEGSVSPATSDVDIKILAAGESNYAHLKKGDVATETKTNSEGSFFAGPLYDDIEYKVEASKDGYHLKQTSQYTFACQKLGQILVRIYGEKGSELLPSVLLSLSGEEGYRNNSISSSGGTFSFDNLFPGSFYLRPLLKEYKFTPSVIAIDLSSGESRDVEFRATRVAYSALGSVTLLTGQSKEGVFVEARSESTGYYEEATTDNFGRFRLRGLLPGSTYSIRVAAKDNLRCAAVERASPEYVSVDVGHEDIIDIDFVVFERPEVTILSGHVEGDGVDTLQPHLSVEIRSAVDPSRVESVLPVPLSYYFEVRDLPKGKHLVQLRCGLPSHTHRFESEVVEVDLEKQPQVHVGPLKYKTEEHHHNQELTPAPVFPLIVGVSVIALVISIPRLKDLYQSTVGMTSLGSGVALSKKEPRKNIIRKRV from the exons ATGGATCCCcgccttcccctcctcctcctcctcgctgccttcttcttcgccgccgccgcctccgacgAGATCCACGGATGTGGAGGCTTCGTCGAG GCGAGCTCCGGCTTGGCCAAGTCGAGGAAGGCGTCGGACTCCAAGCTCGACTACTCCGGCATCACG GTTGAGCTGTGCACTGTTGATGGTTTGGTTAAGGAAAGCTCACAGTGTGCTCCTAATGGCTACTATTTTATCCCAGTCTATGACAAG GGTTCGTTCATGGTCAGAGTTAAGGGGCCCAAGGGATGGTCATGGAAGCCTGAAAAT GTTCCTGTCGTCATCGATCAAAATGGATGTAATGGAAATGCAGATATAAATTTCCACTCCACTGG GTTTATGATATCGGGTAAAGTAGTGGGAGCTGTTGGTGGTAAGAGCTGCCGAAAAGATGGAGGACCTTCTGGTGTGAAAGTTGAGCTAACATCAGACTCTGATGAGTTGGTTGCATCTGCTTTAACATCATCAACAGGAGAATATTTGTTTACAAACATAATTCCAG GGCATTACAAATTACATGCTTCTCATCCTAATTATGATATCGAGATGAAAGGCTCACCAGAG GTTGACTTGCGAATTGGAAATGCTGTAGCAGATGATATCTTCTTTGTATCTGGATACAATATTCATGGCTCTGTCGTTGCACAG GGAAATCCAATCTTGGGAGTCCACCTGTATTTATATTCGAATGATGTAACAGAGGTACCTTGCCCACAAGGTTCCAGTGATGCACCCAGGGAAGGTGCTCTTTGTCATGCAATATCTGGTGCTGACGGGAAGTTCACATTTAGATCACTACCTTGTG GTAGCTATGAGCTGTTGCCGTACTACAAAGGGGATAATAGTGTTTTTGATGTCTCACCCCCTTCACTGCCTGTTTCTGTTGAGCATAGTCATATGACAATTCCCCAAAAGTTCCAG GTTACTGGATTTTCTGTTGGAGGGCATGTTGTTGATGGTTATGGTGCTGGTGTGGAAGGTGCCAATGTTAAAATTGATGGCCAGTTGAGAGCAGTAACAGACAGTCTTGGCTATTACAGACTTGATCAG GTTATGTCCAAGAAGTATACTATAACTGCCGAGAAGGATCACTATAAGTTCAATCGTTTGGAGAATTTCACG ATTTTACCAAACATGGCCAGCATTGATGATATCAAATCAGTTAGGTATGATGTATGTGGTATTATTCGAACAGTAACTCCGAATTCAAAAGCAATG GTGACTTTAACACATGGACCTGAAAACGTAAAGCCGCAGCGGAAATTGGTTAGCGGAAATGGAAGATTTTGTTTTGAG GTTCCTGCTGGTGAATACCAGTTATCTGCATTACCTGTAGATTCTGAACGTTCTTCTAGTCTTATGTTTTCACCAGGATCTATTGGTGTTAATGTCAACAGCCCATTACTTGATCTGGAGTTCTCTCAG TCACAAGTCAATGTTCATGGTAAAGTATTGTGCAAAGAGCAATGCAACCAAAATATTCTGCTCTCGCTTGTTAGATTAGCTGGGGGTATCGAGCAGGAAAAGAGGACAACTACTTTGGAGCAAGATAATGTCAATTTTGTGTTCACAAAAGTATTTCCTGGAAAATATCGTATGGAG GTGAAGCATTCTTCATCCGAGGGCTCAGCAAAGGATGATTGGTGCTGGGATCAAAATACCTTGGATATAAATGTTGGCACTGATGATGTGAGAGACATTGTGTTTGTACAAAAGGGCTACTGGATTGAGCTTGTTTCAACTCATGAAACTGAAGCATACATTCATCAACCAGATTCTTCTAAACTTGACTTGTTGATAAAG AAAGGATCTCAAAGGATTTGTGTAGAAActtcagggcaacatgaaattcaTTTAATTAATTCTTGCATTTCCTTTGGGAGCATGTCTGTTTTGTTTGATACAGCGAATCCAATG CCGGTTCACATCAGCGCAAAGAAGTATCTTGTAAAAGGTGAGATCCATGTGGACATGGGATCCCTTCAGGAAGAAATTGATTCCAAAGATATTATCGTTGATGCCTTTAAGAGCGATGGCAGTTTCATAGAAAAGATCACCACACCTGTTCTTGGAAAGATCAATCAAAATGGCTTTACTGCCTTTGAGTACTCTATTTGGGCTGACCTTGGGGAGGACTTCATCTTTGCCCCTCGTGATTCTAG CACAAGAAGGAAAAAGATCCTATTTTATCCAGCAAGACAGCAG TATTCAGTGTCTGTGAATGGATGCCAAGACATTGTTCCTTCAATCACTGCGAAAACTGGTCTATACCTTGAAGGATCAGTGTCACCTGCAACTTCCGATGTTGACATCAAGATCCTAGCAGCTGGGGAGAGCAACTATGCCCATCTGAAGAAAGGGGATGTAGCAACAGAGACAAAGACAAATTCTGAGGGATCATTCTTTGCAGGTCCCTTGTATGATGATATAGAATATAAAGTTGAAGCTTCAAAG GATGGTTATCATCTCAAGCAAACTAGCCAGTACACCTTTGCTTGCCAGAAGCTTGGTCAGATATTAGTGCGGATTTATGGTGAAAAGGGATCAGAGCTGTTACCGTCAGTATTATTATCTTTGAGTGGCGAAGAAGGGTACAGAAATAACTCAATTAGTAGTTCTGGTGGAACTTTCAGCTTTGACAACTTATTTCCTGGAAGTTTCTATCTTCGACCTCTTCTTAAG GAATATAAATTTACTCCATCAGTAATTGCTATTGATCTTAGTTCTGGAGAATCTAGGGATGTGGAATTCCGTGCAACCAGAGTGGCTTACAG TGCCTTGGGTTCTGTAACACTGCTAACTGGCCAATCAAAGGAGGGTGTTTTTGTTGAAGCGAGATCTGAATCCACAGGTTATTATGAAGAGGCTACTACTGATAATTTTGGTAGGTTTCGTCTTAGAGGACTTTTGCCTGGCTCAACTTACTCTATAAGAGTGGCTGCAAAAGATAATCTCAGATGTGCAGCAGTTGAGCGTGCTTCACCTGAATATGTGTCGGTTGAT GTTGGTCATGAAGACATCATTGATATTGATTTTGTGGTTTTTGAACGGCCGGAGGTAACAATTTTGAGTGGGCACGTGGAAGGTGATGGCGTTGATACGTTGCAGCCGCATCTCTCTGTTGAAATCAGATCAGCAGTGGACCCTTCTAGAGTAGAATCTGTACTTCCTGTTCCTCTTTCCTACTACTTCGAAGTGCGAGATTTGCCCAAAGGCAAGCATCTTGTTCAGCTTCGATGTGGTCTTCCATCACATACCCATAGATTTGAGTCAGAGGTTGTTGAAGTAGATCTGGAAAAGCAACCCCAAGTTCATGTTGGTCCCCTTAAATATAAAACTGAAGAGCACCATCACAATCAG GAGCTGACCCCAGCACCAGTTTTCCCGCTTATAGTTGGAGTTTCTGTGATTGCACTGGTGATCAGCATTCCAAG GTTAAAGGATCTGTACCAGAGCACTGTAGGAATGACTTCGCTAGGTTCAGGGGTCGCGCTGAGCAAAAAGGAGCCACGGAAGAATATAATTAGAAAGAGAGTGTGA